In Mangrovivirga cuniculi, the following proteins share a genomic window:
- a CDS encoding class I SAM-dependent methyltransferase yields MNEEISSFGNTDIYLLDQILKGRFKSTDKILDIGCGEGRNLIWFLKNSFDIHGIDVNPSAIQMLRIYSASLNEKYRNEKERFMIGSAGDLPFAPHQFDVILHSAVAHFSENKSQFLNWWKEALRVLKPDGVFL; encoded by the coding sequence ATGAATGAGGAAATTAGCTCATTTGGCAATACAGACATTTATTTGCTTGATCAAATATTGAAAGGCAGATTTAAAAGCACTGATAAAATTTTAGATATTGGTTGTGGAGAAGGAAGAAACTTAATCTGGTTTTTAAAAAATTCTTTTGACATACATGGCATAGATGTCAATCCTTCTGCTATTCAAATGCTACGTATATATTCTGCTTCTCTAAATGAAAAATACAGAAATGAAAAAGAGCGGTTTATGATTGGCTCTGCCGGAGATCTGCCTTTTGCCCCACATCAATTCGATGTCATATTACATAGTGCTGTTGCCCACTTTTCAGAAAATAAAAGTCAATTTCTTAACTGGTGGAAAGAAGCGCTAAGAGTATTGAAACCTGATGGAGTTTTTTTATGA